The following proteins are co-located in the Xyrauchen texanus isolate HMW12.3.18 chromosome 43, RBS_HiC_50CHRs, whole genome shotgun sequence genome:
- the LOC127636215 gene encoding ubiquitin-conjugating enzyme E2 L3-like: MMAASRRLHKELDEIRRSGMKNFRNIQVDEANILTWQGLIVPDNPPYDKGAFRIEIIFPAEYPFKPPKITFKTKIYHPNIDEKGQVCLPVISTENWKPATKTDQVIRSLIALVNDPQPEHPLRSDLAEEYSKDRKRFFKNAEEFTKKHGEKLPVD; this comes from the exons ATGATGGCGGCGAGCAGGCGGTTGCACAAG GAACTTGATGAAATTCGCAGGTCTGGAATGAAAAATTTCCGCAACATTCAGGTGGATGAGGCGAACATTCTGACTTGGCAAGGCCTCATCGTTCCT gaCAACCCTCCATACGATAAAGGTGCATTCCGGATCGAGATAATATTCCCTGCAGAATACCCATTTAAACCTCCGAAGATCACATTTAAGACAAAGATCTATCACCCAAACATTGATGAGAAGGGTCAAGTGTGCCTGCCTGTCATAAGTACTGAGAACTGGAAACCTGCAACCAAAACGGACCAAG TAATCAGGTCACTCATCGCCCTCGTCAACGACCCCCAACCAGAGCACCCATTGAGGTCGGACCTCGCAGAGGAATATTCAAAAGACCGTAAAAGATTCTTCAAGAACGCAGAAGAGTTTACAAAGAAACATGGCGAGAAGCTGCCAGTGGACTGA
- the ckmt2a gene encoding creatine kinase, mitochondrial 2a (sarcomeric), which produces MASTFTKMLSGRTTGLLIASLGAGAMATGYLMSDSATISAEQRRKLYPPSADFPDLRQHNNCMASALTPAIYAKLRDKITPNNWTLDQCIQTGVDNPGHPFIKTVGMVAGDEESYEVFAELFDPVIKNRHNGYDPKTMKHPTDLDASKITSGMFDERYVLSSRVRTGRSIRGLSLPPACSRSERREVERVVIQALSGLKGDLSGRYYSLTELAEHEQQRLINEHFLFDKPVSPLLTSAGMARDWPDARGIWHNNEKTFLIWVNEEDHTRVISMEKGGNMKRVFERFCRGLKQVEQLIQERGWEFMWNERLGYILTCPSNLGTGLRAGVHVRLPKLSKDPRFGKILDNLRLQKRGTGGVDTAAVGDTFDISNLDRLGKSEVELVQLVIDGVNYLIECEKRLEKGQDFKIPAPIQQFRK; this is translated from the exons ATGGCAAGCACATTCACCAAGATGTTGTCGGGCCGTACCACTGGCTTACTCATTGCAAGTCTAGGAGCTGGCGCCATGGCGACCGGTTACTTGATGAGTGACAGTGCCACTATCTCTGCAGAGCAGAGGAGGAAACTCTACCCTCCCAG TGCTGACTTCCCTGACCTTCGCCAGCACAACAACTGTATGGCCAGTGCACTAACACCTGCCATCTATGCCAAGCTGAGGGACAAGATCACCCCAAACAACTGGACTCTTGACCAGTGCATCCAAACTGGTGTGGACAACCCTGGTCATCCCTTCATCAAAACAGTGGGGATGGTTGCTGGTGATGAGGAGAGCTATGAG GTGTTTGCTGAACTCTTTGATCCAGTAATCAAGAACAGACACAATGGCTATGACCCAAAAACCATGAAGCATCCTACTGACCTTGATGCCTCCAAG ATCACATCAGGCATGTTTGACGAGCGCTACGTTCTGTCCTCCCGTGTGCGCACTGGCCGCAGCATCCGTGGCCTTAGTCTGCCCCCTGCCTGCAGCCGCTCTGAGCGTCGTGAGGTGGAGAGGGTGGTGATCCAAGCCTTGTCTGGACTGAAGGGAGATCTGTCTGGACGTTACTACAGCCTCACTGAATTGGCTGAACATGAGCAGCAGAGACTTATCAAT GAGCATTTTCTCTTTGACAAGCCTGTGTCTCCACTGCTCACTTCAGCTGGGATGGCCAGGGACTGGCCTGATGCTCGTGGGATCTG GCACAACAACGAGAAGACCTTCTTAATATGGGTCAATGAAGAAGACCACACCCGTGTCATCTCCATGGAGAAGGGTGGCAATATGAAGAGAGTGTTTGAGAGGTTCTGCCGAGGACTCAAACAG GTGGAACAACTTATTCAGGAGAGAGGCTGGGAGTTCATGTGGAATGAACGTCTTGGCTACATCCTGACTTGCCCATCCAACCTGGGTACCGGTCTCAGGGCTGGAGTACATGTCCGCTTGCCAAAGCTCAGCAAG GACCCTCGATTTGGCAAGATCCTGGATAACTTGCGGTTGCAGAAGCGTGGCACTGGCGGAGTTGACACGGCAGCTGTGGGCGACACCTTTGACATCTCAAACCTTGACCGCCTAGGCAAATCTGAG GTGGAACTGGTGCAGTTGGTAATTGATGGTGTCAACTACCTTATCGAGTGTGAGAAGAGATTGGAGAAGGGCCAGGATTTTAAGATCCCTGCACCCATCCAACAGTTCAGGAAGTGA
- the LOC127635777 gene encoding zinc finger BED domain-containing protein 5-like: MVSVMLDDASAAKIKTIPLSNDTVARRINDIANDLKEQLVDKLKDKRFALQDRATAEELFKMLDCFLTENGLKWENCIGVCSDGAQTMAGMRKGLRALIKKESPNAEWTHCVIHREALASRHLSSELSEVMTDIVGVVNFIKTRPLKTRVFSAICEEMGAEHQALLFHSEARWLSRGKVLSRVFELREQIRMFLEQENKYDLAEKFSGENFLAKLAYLSDIFGKLNELNLQLQGKDKHLPQVTDKISSFTRKLAMWGRRLDEGNTDSFENLHEFVDTTDYDATSVIPHIKEHISSLMGFFKKYFPENSSQYDWVRDPFNAPAPTGFSSAEEDQFIEMTSDSTLRLRFTSQTLSEFWLTVERQYPLLGQRAMGILLPFATSYLCEIGFSAVAALKTKYRSKLNIEQELRVAIWVQAARVH; this comes from the exons ATGGTCTCTGTCATGCTGGATGACGCAAGtgctgcaaaaataaaaactatccCTCTGTCCAATGACACTGTCGCCAGACGTATAAATGACATTGCTAACGATCTTAAAGAACAGCTGGTAGATAAACTCAAAGACAAACGTTTTGCCTTACA AGACAGAGCCACAGCTGAAGAGCTATTCAAAATGCTGGACTGCTTCCTGACTGAGAATGGGCTAAAGTGGGAGAACTGCATTGGTGTTTGCAGTGATGGTGCACAGACCATGGCAGGGATGAGAAAAGGACTTCGGGCTCTTATCAAGAAGGAATCACCTAATGCTGAGTGGACACACTGTGTTATACACAGAGAAGCACTGGCATCAAGGCACCTTTCCTCTGAATTAAGTGAGGTTATGACTGACATTGTAGGTGTAGTAAATTTTATAAAGACCAGACCACTGAAAACAAGAGTCTTCTCTGCTATCTGTGAGGAGATGGGAGCTGAACATCAAGCTCTGCTGTTTCACAGTGAAGCAAGGTGGCTGTCACGAGGAAAAGTCTTGTCCCGAGTTTTTGAGCTCAGAGAGCAGATAAGAATGTTTTTGGAGCAGGAGAACAAGTATGACCTCGCAGAAAAATTTAGTGGTGAGAACTTCCTGGCAAAACTGGCCTACCTGAGTGACATATTTGGAAAGTTAAATGAACTAAATTTACAGCTTCAAGGGAAAGATAAACACCTCCCTCAGGTCACAGACAAGATCAGCTCTTTCACTCGAAAGCTTGCAATGTGGGGCAGGCGACTCGATGAAGGAAATACTGATTCATTCGAGAACCTGCATGAATTTGTTGACACTACTGACTATGATGCCACCTCAGTGATTCCACATATCAAGGAGCATATTTCATCACTGATGGGATTCTTTAAAAAGTACTTCCCTGAAAACAGTTCCCAATATGATTGGGTGAGAGATCCTTTCAATGCACCAGCTCCAACTGGTTTCAGCTCTGCAGAGGAGGACCAGTTCATTGAAATGACGTCTGACTCCACATTGAGACTGAGGTTCACATCACAGACACTGAGTGAATTCTGGCTGACTGTAGAGAGGCAGTATCCACTCTTAGGGCAGAGGGCCATGGGCATTCTTCTTCCTTTTGCAACATCTTATCTTTGTGAGATTGGCTTCTCTGCTGTTGCTGCACTGAAGACCAAGTACAGGTCCAAGCTAAACATTGAGCAGGAGCTGAGAGTTGCA ATCTGGGTTCAGGCTGCCAGAGTGCACTAG